One window of Paroedura picta isolate Pp20150507F chromosome 2, Ppicta_v3.0, whole genome shotgun sequence genomic DNA carries:
- the TMEM41B gene encoding transmembrane protein 41B isoform X2: protein MSLLILVSIFLSAASVMFLVYKNFPQLSEEERECIKIPRDMDDAKALGKVLSKYKDTFYVQVLVAYFATYVFLQTFAIPGSIFLSILSGFLYPFPLALFLVCLCSGLGASFCYMLSYLVGRPIVYRYLTEKAVKWSKQVERHREHLINYIIFLRITPFLPNWFINITSPVINVPLKVFFIGTFLGVAPPSFVAIKAGTTLYQLTTAGEAVSWNSVFVLMILAVLSILPAVFQKKLKQKFE from the exons ATGTCACTTCTCATCCTGGTGTCTATCTTTTTATCAGCTGCCTCTGTTATGTTTCTGGTATATAAAAACTTTCCACAACTTAGCGA ggaggagagagaatgtATAAAGATACCCAGAGACATGGATGATGCTAAAGCCTTAGGAAAAGTGCTCTCTAAATACAAAGATACCTTCTATGTACAAGTGCTAGTAGCCTATTTTGCTACATATGTTTT CCTGCAAACGTTTGCTATTCCTGGATCTATATTTTTGAGTATACTCTCGGGATTTCTCTACCCATTCCCCTTAGCCTTGTTTCTTGTCTGCTTG TGCTCTGGTCTTGGGGCTTCTTTCTGTTATATGTTGTCCTATTTAGTTGGGAGGCCAATTGTGTATAGATATCTGACAGAAAAAGCAGTAAAATGGTCAAAACAG GTTGAACGGCACAGAGAACACCTCATTAACTACATAATATTTTTGAGAATAACTCCTTTCCTTCCTAATTGGTTTATCAATATAACCTCTCCTGTAATAAATGTGCCATTGAAAGTATTTTTCATTGGTACTTTTCTTG GTGTTGCTCCACCATCTTTTGTAGCCATTAAGGCTGGCACAACACTTTACCAGCTTACAACTGCAGGTGAAGCTGTTTCTTGGAACTCTGTTTTTGTTCTCATGATTCTGGCTGTTCTGTCTATTCTGCCAGCCGTCTTCCAGAAGAAACTGAAACAAAAATTTGAATGA
- the TMEM41B gene encoding transmembrane protein 41B isoform X1, protein MAQPTVTPRGPARQPEALAAKEAEAAMERYQKLLAGKAHTEGGSARMSLLILVSIFLSAASVMFLVYKNFPQLSEEERECIKIPRDMDDAKALGKVLSKYKDTFYVQVLVAYFATYVFLQTFAIPGSIFLSILSGFLYPFPLALFLVCLCSGLGASFCYMLSYLVGRPIVYRYLTEKAVKWSKQVERHREHLINYIIFLRITPFLPNWFINITSPVINVPLKVFFIGTFLGVAPPSFVAIKAGTTLYQLTTAGEAVSWNSVFVLMILAVLSILPAVFQKKLKQKFE, encoded by the exons ATGGCGCAGCCCACTGTGACGCCACGAGGCCCCGCGAGGCAGCCGGAGGCGCTGGCAGcgaaggaagcggaggcggccATGGAGCGGTATCAGAAGCTGCTGGCAG gaAAAGCCCACACAGAAGGTGGCTCTGCACGGATGTCACTTCTCATCCTGGTGTCTATCTTTTTATCAGCTGCCTCTGTTATGTTTCTGGTATATAAAAACTTTCCACAACTTAGCGA ggaggagagagaatgtATAAAGATACCCAGAGACATGGATGATGCTAAAGCCTTAGGAAAAGTGCTCTCTAAATACAAAGATACCTTCTATGTACAAGTGCTAGTAGCCTATTTTGCTACATATGTTTT CCTGCAAACGTTTGCTATTCCTGGATCTATATTTTTGAGTATACTCTCGGGATTTCTCTACCCATTCCCCTTAGCCTTGTTTCTTGTCTGCTTG TGCTCTGGTCTTGGGGCTTCTTTCTGTTATATGTTGTCCTATTTAGTTGGGAGGCCAATTGTGTATAGATATCTGACAGAAAAAGCAGTAAAATGGTCAAAACAG GTTGAACGGCACAGAGAACACCTCATTAACTACATAATATTTTTGAGAATAACTCCTTTCCTTCCTAATTGGTTTATCAATATAACCTCTCCTGTAATAAATGTGCCATTGAAAGTATTTTTCATTGGTACTTTTCTTG GTGTTGCTCCACCATCTTTTGTAGCCATTAAGGCTGGCACAACACTTTACCAGCTTACAACTGCAGGTGAAGCTGTTTCTTGGAACTCTGTTTTTGTTCTCATGATTCTGGCTGTTCTGTCTATTCTGCCAGCCGTCTTCCAGAAGAAACTGAAACAAAAATTTGAATGA